Proteins from a genomic interval of Mesotoga sp. UBA6090:
- a CDS encoding carbohydrate kinase family protein, whose translation MSDRSKPVLCSGEILFDFISREPMKGLEGTTLFEKKPGGAPFNISVGLHRLGVPMEFLAKIGMDEFGNALLEYLKSLGISTGYVIREQGTKTPIALAALDDEGKPEFRFYWDHAAHLSLKSEEIEEIDPLNFSLFHFGAIVLLEEPSASTYLELFERFSSRGVKTSFDPNIRRSAIEDHDSFRAIVKAIISRVDILKLSDDDLLYICDSDNLDEALSRLEVRPDTLVFLTLGSRGSTVYRGRTSVKRDGFKVKVAETTGCGDSFMAAVISRLYNMSDDELRNLTEKDLGSILTFANAEAAIVATRYGGASSMPTESEVNQFLKGRGVDR comes from the coding sequence ATGAGTGATCGGTCCAAACCGGTTCTTTGCTCCGGAGAAATCCTTTTCGATTTCATCTCTAGAGAACCTATGAAAGGCCTGGAAGGCACCACCCTGTTTGAAAAGAAACCGGGTGGTGCACCTTTCAACATATCTGTCGGTCTTCACAGACTGGGAGTTCCTATGGAATTTCTCGCCAAAATCGGCATGGACGAGTTTGGAAACGCACTTCTTGAGTATCTTAAGTCTCTTGGTATATCGACCGGTTATGTGATTAGAGAACAAGGAACGAAGACACCGATAGCCCTTGCGGCTCTGGACGACGAGGGGAAGCCGGAATTCAGATTCTACTGGGATCATGCGGCCCATCTATCGCTCAAATCAGAAGAAATCGAAGAGATCGACCCTCTGAACTTCTCCCTTTTCCATTTTGGTGCGATAGTACTCCTCGAAGAACCGTCGGCATCCACTTATCTAGAGCTGTTCGAAAGGTTCAGCTCAAGAGGAGTAAAGACTTCATTCGACCCCAACATTCGAAGAAGCGCAATAGAAGATCACGATTCATTCAGGGCCATAGTCAAAGCCATCATCTCCAGAGTCGACATTCTCAAGCTCAGCGACGACGATCTGCTATATATATGTGACAGCGACAATCTCGATGAGGCCCTGTCTCGACTCGAAGTCAGACCGGACACGCTCGTCTTTCTTACTCTCGGAAGCAGAGGATCCACTGTTTATCGCGGAAGGACTTCTGTCAAGAGAGATGGGTTCAAGGTGAAAGTGGCCGAGACCACTGGCTGCGGAGACTCTTTCATGGCCGCAGTAATCTCGAGGCTCTACAATATGAGTGATGACGAACTGCGTAATCTTACCGAAAAAGATCTGGGAAGCATTCTCACTTTTGCCAACGCAGAGGCTGCGATCGTTGCAACAAGATATGGCGGAGCAAGCTCGATGCCAACCGAAAGCGAAGTGAACCAGTTCCTAAAGGGGCGGGGTGTAGATCGTTGA
- a CDS encoding transaldolase family protein — MLYIDGICEKSVELVKQPVFAGITTNPTILKRDRPGWGLMDAMKFLSKVPGERHFVQGSISSTDWIQKVKEFIKKSDFDPEFFTIKLPWDPQKASTIVPQLNDIGVGVCATAVYTLQQYYAAVSMEVEYVAVYFDRMKKAGIDPDLRITEMLDIGDWHSNAPRIIAASIKDIESANKLISLGVHDLTLPIEIAAEYIQGSFPADDLNRFEEDFKL; from the coding sequence ATGCTATACATTGACGGTATTTGCGAAAAGAGTGTTGAACTCGTTAAACAGCCGGTCTTTGCCGGAATCACCACGAATCCTACAATTCTGAAGAGAGATAGGCCGGGATGGGGTCTGATGGATGCAATGAAATTCCTCTCAAAGGTCCCAGGCGAGAGACACTTCGTTCAGGGCAGCATCTCTTCGACCGACTGGATTCAAAAGGTGAAGGAATTCATAAAGAAAAGCGATTTCGATCCCGAATTCTTTACGATCAAACTGCCCTGGGATCCGCAGAAGGCTTCAACTATCGTCCCTCAGCTGAACGATATTGGAGTTGGTGTTTGTGCTACTGCCGTCTACACTTTACAACAGTACTACGCAGCGGTCAGCATGGAGGTTGAATATGTGGCCGTGTACTTCGACAGAATGAAGAAGGCGGGTATAGATCCCGACTTGAGAATCACAGAGATGCTCGACATTGGCGACTGGCACTCAAACGCCCCTAGAATCATTGCGGCCAGCATTAAGGACATCGAGAGCGCGAACAAGCTTATCTCGCTGGGTGTCCATGATCTCACGTTACCGATCGAAATCGCAGCTGAGTACATTCAAGGCAGTTTCCCGGCAGATGATCTCAACAGATTCGAGGAGGACTTCAAGTTATGA